A genomic window from Gossypium hirsutum isolate 1008001.06 chromosome D10, Gossypium_hirsutum_v2.1, whole genome shotgun sequence includes:
- the LOC107915960 gene encoding B-box zinc finger protein 19 isoform X1 — protein sequence MRTLCDGCESAAAVVFCAADEAALCSACDVKVHMCNKLASRHVRVGLENSSDGPRCDICENAPGFFYCEIDGSSLCLQCDMAVHVGGKRTHGRSLLLRQRVEFPGEKSGNVEDPASQQVGPNDTKRGQNQIAKTTAGEKQKNHKDFPVEEKDAKADGHHNMGSEMN from the exons ATGCGAACCCTTTGTGATGGTTGTGAAAGTGCTGCTGCTGTTGTCTTCTGTGCGGCTGATGAGGCTGCTCTTTGCTCTGCCTGTGATGTAAAA GTCCACATGTGCAACAAGCTTGCCAGCCGACATGTCCGGGTGGGTCTGGAAAATTCAAGTGATGGTCCTCGCTGTGACATATGTGAAAACGCACCTG GCTTCTTTTACTGTGAGATAGATGGAAGCTCCCTTTGTTTGCAATGTGATATGGCTGTACATGTTGGAGGTAAAAGAACCCATGGAAGATCTCTTTTATTAAGGCAGAGAGTTGAG TTTCCAGGGGAAAAATCTGGTAATGTAGAGGACCCAGCTTCACAACAGGTGGGTCCCAATGACACCAAAAGAGGCCAAAATCAGATAGCTAAAACAACAGCAGGAGAGAAGCAAAAAAATCACAAGGATTTTCCTGTTGAAGAGAAGGATGCTAAAGCTGATGGCCATCATAATATGGGATCTgaaatgaattga
- the LOC107915960 gene encoding B-box zinc finger protein 19 isoform X2, with translation MRTLCDGCESAAAVVFCAADEAALCSACDVHMCNKLASRHVRVGLENSSDGPRCDICENAPGFFYCEIDGSSLCLQCDMAVHVGGKRTHGRSLLLRQRVEFPGEKSGNVEDPASQQVGPNDTKRGQNQIAKTTAGEKQKNHKDFPVEEKDAKADGHHNMGSEMN, from the exons ATGCGAACCCTTTGTGATGGTTGTGAAAGTGCTGCTGCTGTTGTCTTCTGTGCGGCTGATGAGGCTGCTCTTTGCTCTGCCTGTGAT GTCCACATGTGCAACAAGCTTGCCAGCCGACATGTCCGGGTGGGTCTGGAAAATTCAAGTGATGGTCCTCGCTGTGACATATGTGAAAACGCACCTG GCTTCTTTTACTGTGAGATAGATGGAAGCTCCCTTTGTTTGCAATGTGATATGGCTGTACATGTTGGAGGTAAAAGAACCCATGGAAGATCTCTTTTATTAAGGCAGAGAGTTGAG TTTCCAGGGGAAAAATCTGGTAATGTAGAGGACCCAGCTTCACAACAGGTGGGTCCCAATGACACCAAAAGAGGCCAAAATCAGATAGCTAAAACAACAGCAGGAGAGAAGCAAAAAAATCACAAGGATTTTCCTGTTGAAGAGAAGGATGCTAAAGCTGATGGCCATCATAATATGGGATCTgaaatgaattga
- the LOC107914266 gene encoding metallothiol transferase FosB, with protein MMEIEEVSNYEALPLLSLNHVSLLCRSVLDSMRFYEEILGFVLIKRPSSFKFNGAWLYNYGIGIHLIENPSIDDFDTIVEPRPINPKDNHISFQCRDVGLVTRRLEDMGMKYVTAVVEDEGNRVDQVFFHDPDGYMIELCNCENIPILPLSSCSFKPRLSSFNRAAPTKCGFMENMMMESLSMDILNISF; from the exons atgatggaAATTGAGGAAGTAAGCAATTATGAGGCATTGCCATTGCTCTCATTGAATCATGTATCATTGTTGTGTAGATCAGTTTTGGATTCTATGAGGTTCTATGAAGAAATCTTGGGCTTTGTTCTCATCAAACGCCCCTCTTCTTTCAAATTCAATGGAGCTTG GTTGTATAACTATGGCATTGGGATACACTTAATCGAGAACCCATCCATTGATGATTTCGACACCATTGTCGAACCACGGCCAATCAATCCCAAGGATAATCACATATCATTCCAG TGTAGGGATGTGGGGCTTGTGACGAGGAGGCTTGAAGACATGGGGATGAAGTATGTGACAGCAGTGGTTGAAGATGAAGGGAATAGGGTTGACCAGGTGTTCTTCCATGACCCAGATGGATACATGATTGAGCTCTGCAACTGTGAGAACATCCCAATCCTTCCACTCTCTTCTTGTTCATTCAAACCAAGGCTAAGCAGCTTCAACAGGGCTGCACCAACTAAATGTGGATTCATGGAAAATATGATGATGGAGAGCTTGAGCATGGATATATTGaacatttcattttaa